One window from the genome of Mucilaginibacter ginsenosidivorans encodes:
- the holA gene encoding DNA polymerase III subunit delta, whose translation MTATEIIKDFKNRKLKPLYLLHGEEPYFIDLVSNYAEDKLLSDAEKGFNQTVLYGKDTDIMTVLNAAKRYPIMSDYQLVLVKEAQDMKWGKEDDDKKGIDPVLSYLENPLRSTVLIFCYKYGKFDKRKKTYKAIDKNGLVFESTSLYDNKIPAWIEDYAGEKGYKMDGQATAMMAEYLGNDLSKIANELDKLMLNVSKGQSITLQHVQDNIGISREYNVFELQSALSRKDPLKVNQIVNYFEANPKSNPMVLVLGNLNNFFSKVLLYHYAKDKSPQSLARELGVNPYFVKDYELAARSYNYGKTMQIISLLREYDLKSKGVDSNDGPGELMKELMFKILH comes from the coding sequence ATGACGGCGACCGAAATAATAAAAGACTTTAAAAACCGAAAGCTAAAGCCCCTGTATCTTTTGCACGGCGAAGAGCCTTATTTTATCGACCTGGTAAGCAACTATGCCGAAGATAAGTTATTGTCTGACGCTGAAAAAGGATTTAACCAGACGGTGCTTTACGGTAAGGACACAGATATAATGACCGTGCTCAATGCCGCCAAGCGTTACCCAATTATGTCCGATTATCAATTGGTGCTGGTGAAAGAAGCGCAGGACATGAAATGGGGTAAGGAAGACGATGATAAAAAGGGGATAGACCCGGTATTAAGCTACCTGGAAAATCCATTACGCAGTACTGTTCTTATTTTCTGTTATAAATATGGAAAGTTTGACAAGCGGAAGAAAACCTACAAAGCGATAGATAAGAACGGGCTCGTCTTTGAATCAACGTCATTATACGACAATAAGATACCTGCATGGATAGAAGACTATGCCGGTGAAAAGGGATATAAGATGGACGGACAGGCGACGGCTATGATGGCCGAATACCTGGGGAACGATCTCTCAAAAATTGCCAATGAACTGGATAAGCTAATGCTGAACGTAAGTAAGGGCCAATCCATAACATTACAGCATGTGCAGGATAATATCGGCATCAGCAGGGAATACAATGTATTTGAATTGCAGTCTGCCCTAAGCCGCAAGGACCCGCTGAAGGTAAACCAGATCGTTAATTATTTTGAAGCCAACCCAAAATCCAATCCCATGGTGCTGGTTTTGGGTAATTTGAATAATTTCTTCAGCAAGGTGTTGTTATATCATTATGCAAAGGATAAGTCGCCTCAAAGCCTTGCGCGCGAATTAGGAGTTAACCCTTATTTTGTAAAAGACTATGAACTGGCAGCGCGCAGTTATAATTATGGGAAAACTATGCAGATAATTAGTTTGCTTCGCGAATATGACCTGAAAAGTAAAGGTGTCGACTCAAACGACGGACCTGGCGAATTGATGAAAGAACTAATGTTTAAGATATTGCATTAA
- a CDS encoding acyl-CoA thioesterase, translating to MKSRTPKESHTIMNELVLPNDTNTLHNLMGGRLLHWMDIAAAISAQKHCNRIVVTASVDNVSFKHSIKLGDVVTIEAKVTRAFTTSVEVRLDVWAQNIPSATKVKSNEAYYTFVAVDQSGRTIPVPSLEPETEEDKLLYAGALRRRQLRLILGGKMKPDDATELKALFFSDQKD from the coding sequence ATGAAGTCCAGAACACCCAAAGAATCACATACCATTATGAATGAACTGGTATTGCCTAACGATACCAACACATTGCATAACCTGATGGGAGGGCGCTTATTGCACTGGATGGATATAGCGGCCGCCATATCGGCGCAGAAACATTGCAACCGTATCGTGGTAACCGCTTCGGTGGATAATGTTTCGTTCAAGCATTCTATCAAGCTGGGCGACGTGGTTACCATTGAGGCAAAAGTCACACGTGCCTTTACCACTTCGGTAGAAGTGCGGCTGGATGTATGGGCACAAAATATACCTTCGGCAACAAAGGTTAAAAGCAACGAGGCTTATTACACTTTTGTAGCGGTGGACCAAAGCGGGCGCACGATACCCGTTCCATCGCTGGAGCCGGAAACCGAGGAAGATAAATTGTTATATGCCGGGGCATTACGCCGCCGTCAGCTGCGCCTTATTCTGGGCGGAAAAATGAAGCCGGATGACGCTACGGAACTGAAAGCTTTGTTTTTTTCGGATCAGAAAGATTGA
- a CDS encoding EVE domain-containing protein — MNYWLVKSEPHKYSWEQFNKDGRAVWDGVRNFAARNNLRAMKEGDLVFFYHSNEGKDVVGIAKVARESYQDPTTDDTNWLVVDLVPVEALKKSVTLAQIKAEPALKDIQLVKLGRLSVSAVKREEFDKIVEMGS, encoded by the coding sequence ATGAACTATTGGCTCGTCAAATCAGAACCTCATAAGTATAGCTGGGAACAATTTAATAAGGATGGCCGTGCCGTGTGGGATGGTGTCCGCAACTTTGCTGCCCGGAATAACCTGAGGGCTATGAAAGAGGGCGACCTGGTGTTCTTTTATCACAGTAACGAGGGTAAAGATGTTGTCGGCATAGCCAAAGTGGCAAGGGAATCGTACCAGGACCCGACTACCGACGATACCAATTGGCTGGTGGTCGATCTTGTGCCGGTTGAGGCCCTGAAAAAGTCCGTGACTTTGGCGCAAATAAAAGCCGAACCCGCACTCAAGGACATCCAGTTAGTAAAGCTCGGCCGCCTTTCTGTATCGGCGGTAAAAAGGGAAGAATTTGATAAGATAGTAGAGATGGGGAGTTAA
- a CDS encoding type IX secretion system plug protein yields the protein MSRIALCICIALFFSAGGYAQTTPYTDQVFQPGIKTVELYNTKKAQSFPLIELNSREQLLLGFDDLQGGSRNFYYTVEHCDENWTPTNISPAEYLQSFTEDQIRDYNYSSSTIQKYTHYEIRFPNDNIGLKISGNYILKVYEDGDKSKMVLTRRFYVAEPKVSTIAEVVPPSDNTLRETDQKVNFEINYGSLRVQNPNYDIRALIMQNRRSETAILNTQPASIRGNTLVYNDLSTNNFQGLNEFRHFDTRSLKLNSDRISHIYRDTANTVVLLIDPTNNQPNYSFYYDNDGKFFPGNQDGGSDPRIDADYAHMYFTLATTRSDNDGSAYIVGQFNNYQLSDASKLTYDPTDHHYHIQLFLKQGVYDYEYVWVPKGSQKLDNTAFGGSHYETENEYEILVYYHPSGARWTELVGFRGLNTTNR from the coding sequence ATGAGTAGAATTGCTTTATGTATTTGCATCGCTTTATTTTTTAGCGCAGGCGGCTATGCGCAAACAACGCCGTATACCGACCAGGTATTTCAGCCCGGGATAAAGACCGTTGAATTGTATAATACCAAAAAGGCACAGTCGTTCCCGCTTATAGAACTAAACTCGCGGGAACAGCTTTTGTTGGGTTTTGATGACCTGCAGGGTGGCAGCCGCAATTTTTACTACACAGTTGAACATTGCGATGAAAATTGGACCCCCACCAATATTTCGCCCGCGGAATACCTGCAAAGCTTTACTGAGGACCAAATACGCGATTATAATTATTCATCATCGACCATTCAAAAATATACCCATTACGAGATCAGGTTCCCGAACGATAACATCGGCCTTAAAATATCAGGCAACTATATCCTTAAGGTTTACGAGGATGGGGACAAATCCAAAATGGTGCTTACCCGGCGTTTTTATGTTGCGGAGCCAAAGGTTTCGACCATCGCCGAGGTTGTTCCCCCCAGTGATAATACATTAAGAGAGACTGACCAAAAGGTCAATTTCGAGATCAATTACGGGTCGTTGCGGGTGCAAAACCCCAACTATGATATCCGCGCGCTGATCATGCAAAACCGGCGCAGCGAAACGGCTATCCTTAACACGCAGCCCGCCAGCATTCGTGGCAATACGCTGGTTTACAATGACCTCAGCACCAATAACTTCCAGGGTTTAAACGAATTCAGGCATTTTGATACCCGCAGCCTGAAGCTGAATTCGGACAGGATATCACACATTTACCGCGACACGGCGAACACAGTTGTTTTACTGATAGACCCTACCAATAACCAGCCGAATTACTCTTTTTATTATGATAATGATGGCAAATTCTTTCCCGGCAACCAGGATGGCGGCAGTGACCCGCGCATAGATGCCGACTACGCACACATGTACTTCACGCTCGCAACAACGAGATCAGATAACGATGGATCGGCATATATCGTCGGCCAGTTCAATAACTATCAGCTTAGCGATGCGAGTAAACTAACCTACGACCCTACCGACCACCATTATCATATCCAATTATTCCTGAAACAAGGTGTATATGATTATGAATATGTATGGGTGCCTAAAGGATCGCAAAAGCTCGATAATACCGCATTCGGCGGGTCGCATTATGAGACCGAGAATGAATATGAGATACTGGTTTACTACCATCCTTCCGGTGCACGCTGGACAGAGTTGGTGGGATTTCGGGGACTGAATACCACAAATCGGTAG
- a CDS encoding carbohydrate-binding family 9-like protein: MSRYLLFSAFLLNAFVLKAQSSFKGLENLFTTPGNYIVYHTEFPPVIDGNINELAWQRVPWTNEFVDIEGADKPKPPLSTKIKILWDDSCLYIAAQLTEPQVWATLKNRDDIVFHDNDFEFFIDPYNTAHNYFEVEVNPLNTIFDLFLNKPYRDGGAPLSNWDVKGLRSAIKIQGTLNDPSDKDEGWTVEMAIPFKSIRLGNGALPHEGTTWRANFSRVEWDTQVVDGKYVKLTGSAGKLLPEHNWVWSAQGLINMHYPERWGYLQFSRAEPGSVNFEMPYSEFQKQYLWLIYYREQEWYRLHKVYNKNLTDLGLDQTVIVSQKTNKLRLEATEHQFMAFIKDEDGKVAWSISQDGLVKQVADRPGE, translated from the coding sequence GTGTCCAGATACCTGCTTTTTTCCGCCTTTCTTCTTAATGCTTTCGTCTTAAAGGCACAGTCATCTTTTAAGGGATTGGAAAACCTGTTTACTACACCGGGGAACTATATTGTTTATCACACTGAATTTCCGCCGGTGATCGACGGCAATATCAACGAACTGGCTTGGCAGCGCGTACCCTGGACAAACGAATTTGTAGACATTGAAGGCGCAGATAAACCCAAACCACCGCTTTCCACCAAAATAAAAATACTTTGGGACGATAGCTGCCTTTATATTGCTGCGCAGCTTACCGAGCCACAGGTTTGGGCAACGCTGAAGAACAGGGACGATATTGTTTTTCATGATAATGACTTCGAATTTTTTATAGACCCATATAACACCGCGCATAATTATTTTGAGGTAGAGGTAAATCCGCTGAACACCATTTTTGACTTGTTCCTTAACAAGCCCTATCGCGATGGCGGAGCGCCGTTAAGCAATTGGGATGTTAAGGGACTGCGGTCGGCCATAAAAATACAAGGCACACTCAACGATCCATCAGACAAGGACGAAGGCTGGACGGTTGAAATGGCCATTCCTTTCAAATCCATTAGATTGGGAAATGGCGCACTGCCACATGAGGGGACAACCTGGCGGGCTAATTTTTCGCGGGTAGAGTGGGACACTCAAGTGGTGGATGGTAAATATGTTAAACTTACCGGAAGTGCCGGCAAACTATTGCCAGAACATAACTGGGTATGGTCGGCACAGGGGCTCATCAATATGCATTATCCCGAAAGGTGGGGCTATTTGCAATTCAGCCGGGCCGAGCCGGGTAGTGTTAACTTTGAAATGCCTTATTCCGAATTTCAAAAGCAATATCTGTGGCTCATCTATTACCGCGAACAGGAATGGTACAGGCTGCATAAGGTTTACAATAAAAATTTGACGGATCTTGGCCTGGATCAAACAGTAATAGTCAGCCAAAAAACTAATAAATTACGCCTTGAAGCCACAGAACACCAGTTTATGGCTTTTATAAAAGATGAAGACGGCAAAGTTGCCTGGAGCATCAGCCAGGATGGGCTCGTAAAACAAGTAGCTGACCGGCCGGGTGAATAA
- a CDS encoding type I restriction enzyme HsdR N-terminal domain-containing protein translates to MLQPLQLPPYPFKIVEQDGVLAIFDEIRKKHIIITPEEWVRQHFVQYLINQKGYPKSLIKLEGGLKLHGKARRTDIVVFNPKGERILLIECKAPSVSIDQKVFDQVARYNMVHKVSLLAVSNGLEHYYCRINFEKRDYSFIEDLPNYKDVYF, encoded by the coding sequence ATGCTTCAGCCACTTCAACTACCGCCCTACCCTTTCAAGATCGTTGAGCAGGATGGCGTGCTGGCCATTTTTGACGAGATACGCAAAAAGCACATCATTATAACCCCTGAAGAATGGGTGCGCCAGCATTTTGTTCAATACCTCATCAACCAAAAGGGGTACCCGAAATCGCTGATCAAACTTGAAGGAGGACTGAAATTACACGGTAAGGCCCGGCGAACCGATATAGTGGTTTTCAACCCCAAAGGTGAGAGGATACTCCTGATAGAATGTAAGGCACCATCCGTCAGTATCGACCAGAAAGTATTCGACCAGGTGGCACGTTATAATATGGTGCACAAAGTATCGTTACTCGCCGTCAGCAACGGGCTCGAACATTATTACTGCCGGATAAATTTTGAAAAACGCGATTATAGTTTTATAGAAGACTTACCGAATTATAAGGACGTCTATTTTTAA
- a CDS encoding ABC-F family ATP-binding cassette domain-containing protein, with protein MIAINNLTFEIGARALYDEANWHIKPGEKIGLIGANGTGKTTLLKMIVGEYTPTSGTISMAKDLTMGYLNQDLLSYSSDKNILHVAMEAFERQNQLHDEIENLLKKLETDYSEDLLHKLSDKQHEFEVLDGYNIEYKAHEILAGLGFSEPDTHRKLSEFSGGWRMRVMLAKILLQAPDILLLDEPTNHLDLPSIQWLEEYLKAFEGAIVIVSHDRWFLDRVINRTVESRKGKLTVYAGNYSFYLEEKALREEIQRGEFKNQQSKIRQEERLIERFRAKASKAKMAQSRIKALDKLERVDDVDDDNPSVNFSFRFSKQSGRHVVTLDNITKKYPAIDILEHAEAVIEKGDKIALIGANGKGKSTLLRIIAGADKDFTGKAETGHNVSQTFFAQHQLEALHLENTVLQELQSFAPKHTETELRTILGSFLFTGDDVFKKIKVLSGGEKSRVALAKALTADANFLVLDEPTNHLDIASVNILVQALQQYQGTFIVVSHDRYFLDNVANKIWFIEEHAIKQYPGTYAEFDEWFAKRKLAPKAAAPATQPKKEEKKEPSPEKHQSDERSKQIKKLNQELVRMEQEITELEKTVKQLETQLADDKLYNDANNATKVTDNYQLKKLELQEIQAKWESLAEQILELES; from the coding sequence ATGATCGCTATAAATAATCTTACATTCGAGATAGGTGCACGGGCTTTATATGATGAGGCTAACTGGCATATCAAGCCAGGTGAAAAGATAGGCCTGATAGGGGCCAACGGAACGGGCAAAACTACCCTGCTGAAAATGATCGTTGGTGAGTATACGCCGACATCGGGCACCATCTCCATGGCCAAGGACCTGACCATGGGTTACCTTAACCAGGACCTGCTCTCCTACTCTTCAGATAAGAATATCCTGCATGTGGCCATGGAAGCCTTTGAGCGCCAGAACCAGTTGCACGACGAGATAGAGAACCTGCTGAAGAAACTCGAAACGGATTACAGCGAAGACTTGTTACACAAGCTAAGCGACAAACAGCACGAGTTTGAAGTGCTGGATGGTTATAATATCGAATACAAAGCACACGAAATACTGGCCGGTTTGGGTTTTAGCGAACCGGACACACACCGCAAGCTGAGCGAATTTTCGGGCGGATGGCGCATGAGGGTGATGCTGGCCAAGATACTTTTGCAGGCTCCGGATATTCTTTTGCTGGATGAGCCTACTAACCACCTTGACTTACCGTCCATACAATGGCTGGAAGAATACCTGAAAGCTTTTGAAGGTGCGATAGTTATCGTATCGCACGACAGGTGGTTTTTGGACAGGGTGATCAACCGTACGGTTGAATCGCGTAAAGGCAAGCTCACGGTTTACGCGGGCAACTATTCCTTTTACCTGGAAGAAAAGGCCCTGCGTGAAGAAATTCAGCGCGGCGAGTTTAAAAATCAGCAATCGAAAATAAGGCAGGAAGAACGTTTGATCGAACGCTTCAGGGCTAAGGCATCGAAAGCAAAAATGGCGCAATCGCGTATCAAGGCGCTGGATAAATTGGAGCGTGTTGATGATGTGGATGATGATAATCCATCGGTAAACTTCAGTTTCCGGTTTTCAAAGCAATCGGGCAGACATGTGGTAACATTGGATAATATCACGAAGAAATACCCTGCTATCGATATTTTAGAACATGCGGAAGCGGTGATTGAAAAGGGCGATAAGATCGCATTAATAGGCGCTAACGGCAAAGGTAAATCAACCCTGCTTCGTATTATAGCCGGGGCTGATAAAGATTTCACCGGCAAAGCTGAAACCGGGCATAATGTATCGCAAACTTTTTTTGCGCAGCACCAACTGGAAGCATTGCATCTGGAAAATACGGTTTTACAGGAGCTGCAATCATTCGCACCAAAACATACCGAAACAGAACTGCGCACCATCTTAGGCTCGTTTCTCTTCACGGGCGACGACGTATTTAAAAAGATCAAGGTACTGTCCGGTGGTGAGAAATCGCGCGTAGCGTTGGCAAAGGCGCTCACGGCTGACGCGAATTTCCTGGTACTGGACGAGCCCACCAACCACCTGGACATTGCATCTGTAAATATACTGGTACAAGCATTACAGCAATACCAGGGCACTTTCATTGTCGTATCGCACGATCGTTATTTCCTGGATAATGTGGCAAATAAAATATGGTTTATCGAGGAACATGCGATAAAACAATACCCGGGCACATACGCCGAATTTGATGAGTGGTTTGCCAAACGTAAGCTGGCGCCAAAAGCCGCGGCGCCGGCAACGCAGCCTAAGAAAGAAGAGAAAAAAGAGCCTTCGCCGGAGAAACACCAATCAGACGAGCGTTCGAAACAAATAAAGAAGCTGAACCAGGAACTGGTCAGGATGGAGCAGGAAATAACTGAGCTGGAGAAAACGGTAAAACAACTGGAAACACAATTGGCCGATGACAAACTTTACAACGATGCCAACAACGCCACGAAAGTGACCGATAATTACCAGCTAAAAAAACTGGAGCTGCAGGAGATACAAGCTAAATGGGAATCACTTGCGGAACAGATACTGGAGCTGGAATCATAA
- a CDS encoding acyltransferase family protein, which translates to MDPFNSRFILSEKRWLWIDYDKGISIMFVGFGHCFLTLNGHGLPLNDYPFINYLNTFLYGFRMPLFFIISGLLVGKSLAKKGYGGYVSDRVNNILYPLLIWGSVQVTLQLLAARFTNNGTTPWNYIYLITDPRQNGPFWYLNALFFIGGIYALLKSKLKISPVLHIIFGFALYSVSAYMKTHQIDKGFLNDICEYYFFFALGDLISNIMLAEGNIERFTSWKIFLPLLAVFVYVQYHFTQLNIKPTPLGMQYVEYQQPFWFLIEALIGCVTSVSFSFLLQRYKALTFIRIVGYHSLFIYVMQIVTMSFTRIVCMNVFHLYYVPALVLIVWTSGIVLPVFFYNFCLKYGLWWLYTFKKPKKQVEYMKTASIFWFNRSKKTEIKLEKEALTNTN; encoded by the coding sequence ATGGATCCTTTTAATTCCCGGTTTATTTTAAGTGAGAAAAGATGGCTTTGGATCGATTACGATAAAGGCATCAGTATTATGTTCGTCGGTTTCGGGCATTGCTTCCTGACCCTGAACGGCCACGGCCTGCCGTTGAATGACTACCCTTTTATTAATTATCTCAATACTTTCCTTTACGGATTCCGGATGCCTTTGTTTTTTATCATATCCGGCTTGCTGGTGGGTAAAAGCCTTGCAAAAAAAGGATATGGCGGCTATGTTTCAGACCGTGTCAATAATATATTATATCCTCTGTTGATATGGGGTTCAGTACAGGTAACCCTTCAATTGTTGGCGGCACGATTTACCAACAATGGTACCACCCCGTGGAATTACATCTATCTAATCACCGACCCCCGACAGAACGGGCCATTCTGGTATCTGAACGCTTTGTTTTTTATTGGCGGAATATATGCGCTTTTAAAATCAAAACTGAAGATCAGCCCGGTATTGCATATCATATTTGGTTTTGCCCTGTATTCGGTTTCGGCTTATATGAAAACACATCAGATCGACAAGGGCTTTTTGAACGATATTTGCGAATATTATTTCTTTTTCGCGCTTGGCGACCTGATTTCTAATATCATGCTTGCCGAAGGTAATATAGAGCGTTTTACCTCCTGGAAAATATTCCTGCCCCTGCTGGCTGTATTTGTATACGTTCAGTATCATTTCACGCAATTGAACATCAAGCCCACACCGCTTGGTATGCAGTATGTAGAATACCAGCAGCCCTTTTGGTTCCTGATCGAAGCGCTTATCGGGTGTGTTACCTCGGTTAGCTTTTCCTTCTTGCTTCAGCGATACAAGGCGCTGACCTTTATTCGTATCGTTGGTTATCACTCGCTGTTTATTTACGTTATGCAGATCGTCACCATGTCGTTTACGCGTATCGTTTGTATGAACGTGTTCCACCTGTATTATGTTCCCGCGCTGGTGCTTATCGTATGGACATCGGGTATTGTACTACCGGTGTTCTTTTACAATTTCTGCCTTAAGTATGGCTTGTGGTGGTTATACACTTTCAAGAAACCTAAGAAACAGGTTGAATACATGAAAACGGCCAGTATATTTTGGTTCAATCGCAGCAAAAAGACAGAGATCAAACTCGAAAAGGAAGCGTTGACCAACACAAATTGA
- a CDS encoding methyltransferase domain-containing protein yields MKTILKKGKRAAEKTLIGASQVYYNLAGNKVECNICHYKANKLKSNSWHAYSSCPNCGSTVRSRLLVAALTMLDEFSESKLIVGKRVLHCAPEEATKRAIKGKPAVYKTGDYLAEGYDYGDIDYNLDITDMKQIGDKSFDCLIACDVLEHVYNLQNGLTEIYRVLDNGGYCILTVPQKDHLDKTYEDLTITDPKERERLFGQDDHVRIFGDDFVDMLEKVGFKVTAVDEKFFDKAIVDKYVLFPPVLSKHPMATNYRKVFFGKKV; encoded by the coding sequence ATGAAAACAATACTAAAAAAAGGAAAACGAGCTGCCGAAAAGACACTTATTGGGGCATCGCAGGTTTACTATAACCTGGCCGGCAATAAGGTTGAGTGCAATATATGTCATTACAAGGCAAACAAACTTAAAAGCAACAGTTGGCACGCTTATTCAAGCTGTCCTAATTGCGGTTCTACCGTTCGTAGTCGTTTATTGGTAGCCGCTTTAACCATGTTGGATGAGTTCAGTGAAAGCAAACTGATCGTTGGCAAAAGAGTGCTTCATTGCGCACCTGAAGAAGCTACTAAAAGGGCAATAAAAGGAAAACCAGCGGTATACAAAACTGGTGATTACCTTGCAGAGGGTTATGATTACGGTGACATAGATTACAACCTGGATATAACAGATATGAAACAAATAGGCGACAAAAGTTTTGATTGTCTTATTGCCTGCGATGTTTTAGAACACGTTTATAATCTTCAGAATGGCCTGACCGAAATTTATCGGGTGCTTGACAATGGAGGCTATTGTATCCTGACGGTGCCGCAAAAGGACCATCTTGATAAGACTTACGAGGACTTGACCATCACCGACCCAAAAGAACGGGAAAGGCTTTTCGGACAGGATGATCACGTCAGGATATTCGGTGACGACTTTGTTGACATGCTGGAAAAAGTAGGTTTCAAAGTAACCGCCGTTGATGAAAAGTTCTTCGATAAAGCTATTGTCGACAAATATGTACTGTTCCCGCCTGTATTGTCAAAACACCCTATGGCAACAAATTACAGGAAGGTGTTTTTCGGAAAAAAAGTCTGA